A window of Misgurnus anguillicaudatus chromosome 3, ASM2758022v2, whole genome shotgun sequence genomic DNA:
AATACATCCGCAAGATCGAGCCCGGTTCCCCAGCGGACCTGTCCGGTCTTAAATCGGGCGATCGGGTGGTGGAGGTGAACGGGGAGAACGTGGAAGGAGAAACCCATCAACAGGTAATAAATGAGGAGAACCTGATGAACAACTTTTGTGGATGCATACACATGGGATGCTTCTCGAAACTGATCTGAATACCTAGACAGCATTGTTTGTATGAAGCGGGAGTGTtttaatacacacaaaaaagaaacgGTTCAGTTATTTGCTTAAAGGTTCCTGTTGCGCATCCCCCAAAATGCTCACAAGGATACAGCTGTAATCCACATTGACGTCATAGTGTTTGTTTAAAACTGTATCACTGTATGCTAAATAATGTTTGGAAAACACCTCAGGTTTGACCTGAAAACAGTTTGGTGACTTACCCTCATCTACCACATTTACTATAGTAACCAACACTACAAGTGTAAGTTCGAATCTTAGGGGACATAATAAATcataaaagcatttgccaaatgcataaatatacattttactatGTGTGTTCTCTTTTTGGTACTAACATGTTCTACCCATTGTGTTAAAGAAACCTTTGTTTTCAGCTGGTGTCTTATACCTCCCTTACCTTGACACAACAAGTACTTTTGGAATACCATAGTAGGCTTACAGTAAACAGATGATACTTTGGCATGTACCATATACTGAatgattattattttattcttaaaagTGCTTTAAATTTGATCCAAAGTGACttttttggggcggtttcccggacaggtctTATCTAAGTCCCAGACTaaatgtcattgttttgtctcaagatgcacactagtattgtttttttttttaagatttgtaaaaactacttaaatgtcctaatataactaaggcctattcctggattaatctaaatcctgtccgggaaaccgcctcaTAGTGTATTACATGCTATGCATTATTATCATTATGTGTGTtctctgggatcaaacccacaaccttttgcactgGTAACGTAATGATGTATTACTGAGCTACAAGAACACCTTTTCCCAAAACATATATGTAGTATCATCATTACATTCATTTCTCTCTGGGTCTGCCAGGTTGTCCAGCGGATCTTGGAAGTGGACCACCGCACCAGGTTGCTGGTAGTAGACCGGGTCACAGATGAGTTTCTTAAGTTTCACGGTCTACCGTGTACGGAGGACAGGGCGATCGAGATGGGGTCTCTCTCCTCGCGATCCTCCGCGGCATCCTCACCCCGCGCCTCCCCTCGAGACTGCGCCACACCTACATACAGCAGGCAGACCTCAGAGGGGATTTTAATAAACaaggtaaaattacatttaatgtaTCTTTCAAGCAAAATCAATTTTCaacttttatgcatttggcactcCACATCATCAGTGTGGCTTGTGGCtatgtgaaaataaaatgtgaaagtATATTAATTTAGCTTAAACTTTAATATAGCCCATTATGCTGGGATTTGGTTCCCCAACCAatacaaaaattatttaaatgtgaaagaAGGCTATAACAGATTGGATTGGAAGGGCCACTATTTTCCATATTCAAATTTATGGTTGGGATGTAGGAATTTTAAGAGGAAATTCCCCCCAGAGACCCCAGAGGCAGTGTGCTTAATTTAGATCATACTGTAAGAGGaactttaaggggcggtttcccagacagggattagcttaaaccaggactaggccttagtttaatacGAACATataactaattttaacaaacatgccttactaaaaacattcttgtgtgcattttgaggcaaaacataGGGCAgtgatgcattttaagatatgtcattgcaagttgttttcagtttggacagctcttacgttattttagtctaggactagtctaatccctgtccggaacACCCCTAAATGTTTATAGAGGTACAGAGGAaagatgaaataaaaaaaacagagtaaattataaaaataaacatataaagCTACAATATAGGTTTTATGGTGTGAGTACCACAGGTCAGTTTGGCTAATACGGGCTTCAACTAACTACTAATTTAATTTAGTTCAGAAGTGCACTTGTGGTAGAGTTCTATCAAATGAATGCCAATTGGTTTGGCATTTTGTTGTAATGTAGATGCATTCCGACATGTTGAAGAGCTGTGGTCAAAGTGTTTAAATctttgtgtttagtgtttgaATCATTTTAGTTGACCATTTTATTGCGGTATTGCCGGCATTGTCTCTTAACAACAAACAGGAACACACACATTTCTCCCAGTTTACGAAAGATCAAAGTTATTAGaaactaaactaaacaaaatgtgtttgattGTGTTAAGAAGATCAGTAGAACTGCGACGTCACTTTAAATCAACTTGTTGTTGTCAGTGCCTAGAACATTCTCTGTTTACTGTTCAACACACAGACTATGAATTTTTTTACACCTTTGCCAAAGCCGCTAAACTAAGATTTTACTTAGACCAAAGTAATCCAGGATCAATTTAATCCATGAAAAGAtgcttgttctctctctctctccccctctctGATGTCTAAATGTCTTGATCTGTTCAGATCAGGGAGGTAAGTCTGTTTCTTGAAACCTGTCCAGGTAGCAGATGGAAACAGGATCAGTACCAGTAATCTATTGTTAAGGTGTAGGTCTACTAATTGTGGTTGTGCACAACAACCATCGAATAGTGTTGGACATTTACTAACCAAAACAGCATTCAAGTCATTGGGTCTCATTTACTTAGCATGTGTATGTGCAAATTTGTGTGTGAAATTTGGGTACAAACGTTTTACAAACAAATCATGACTtaacaaaaaacttttcatacaaaatttcttctaaatgtacGAAAAATTCAAGAACAACTTATACTTCAATATGATCATGTATTTTTTGCTCCAGTgacaaactttaaaaacatttctgtgGACAAGCGCTCTGGAAAGcccttatatggagctggtttgggcGTGTATTATGTAAATTACCAACGTTGTGCATGCTCATTCAGAACGTCCACATTGACTagctgtgggttcacaccagacgtgtttgaggcatcaaatttcACGTCTACcgcacgtagttggacgcttgaacattttgtactcgcttcattcacgtgtgaaagccgcgcgtgaaattctagtcatcgagacattcacgcggaaatttgcgtcgtgggaggggcttctgtgactccgctcgcttcctgtaagtacgtcactactagagcaagctcctgattggtttacGCGGCGCGTTATTCCGTTTTTCAACTCGTGTGTTTTTCGCATCATTCGCTCAATTCGCACAAATTCGAAACCTCCAGACACGCATCAACACGTCTTTACAGTGACctaacattgaaatcattcgcgcttgacgcctctacagcggctggtgtgaacgcagcattaatgAGTAAAAGAACAAATTCATATGTGTACGAACATGTTGTGAATTAGGTAgaaagttttcgtgagaagttCAAATGTGAAAAGCGTAtgcaattattagtgaatgagacccattgtgtCACATTGTACAGTATTGTAAGTATAGACTATTTATAAACAAGCTATTGAGTGTCGCTCTCTGTCAAGTAGCATCAGGTAATAGGATTCATTTTAGCAAATTGGTTTAGTTATTCAACGATTTTTTAATGCATtgtgtatgtttatttaaaaagtttttatcaTAGACTCAAAAAAATATGGACAACGCATCTCCATAGAGTTCCATTGTAAATAATTAAGCCAAAATGGCTGCTGACAACTTACGAAAATGGCTGCTGACAACTTACGCCACAGACATCATTTGAAGCCagagtctgcgcagtagtgatCATGATATACATTGAGTAAATTCCAAACAGTGTTTTGCACCCTTGAAGGGCACTTCGGGAATTAACACTTTTTCCCTCACTCTATTCGCAAAGTGTATTTTAATCGTCCACGTATGAGACACTATTGCGCAACAACAagagtttacacatcaagagttctgatccgaAGAGTTAGAACATAGTGATGACCACTTCCAATCGGAATTATACCATGTATAGTTTTTATCTTAGCAAACTACCTTTTCAGCGTcactttcccaacactgttaATCAGTTAAGAAATCAAACTGGACCTACTGAACCCATTTATGTTGTTGGTTCTGTATGTACCTGTGAAGTTTCCAGATCTCCAGTGAATTGTGAGGGATTCAGTGTTGTGCTAAATGTAAATCCCGATGTTTAACTGTATGTTCTTATCATGTATTATTTCTGGTTTTGTCAGAGTCCCAGTGCCCCTGGAGGAGTGTTAAATGGCTCTCCGCTGTACAGAGCTCACGCTCGCCTGACATCATCTTTGTACCTGTTGCCCTCCTCCCCTTCTGAACCCAAAACTGCATCCTTTGAACCCAGCACTGAACCACAAACTGAACCTGACACTGAAGACAACGTTACAGACAGTGCCGAAACCAGCACCGACTTCAGCTATGACCACactcaacaaacaaaaacaaccaCAAAGGTACTTAAAAATTAGTCACTTAAATGATAATGTATCTATTTATTTCATTAAAGGTCACATAAAAAAGCAAACTGATCAAATTACTACTTTGCAGTAACAGGGTTTGATATTCTACATAGATGTGGTCTCTCATACGTCCACGAGCAAAGCTCCCTCCCCACTCCAATAAGACAGCCTTTttgtctctctcactctcgtTCAGTCCCATTCCGTGTGACCTTAATTCTCATTTACCTGCTTTTTGTTCACATACTCTATTGGCAAATAACCTGGTGTCTGATTTCTGGGTATTTTCCCAGAATTCAGTGAGTGTTGTGTATGTATGTTCTCATTGAAAGCCCAGTAAGATTGGATTAACCGCTCTGTCACCCCCAGGAGGTTACACATATCTTGTGTGTTGCAGGTTTTGTGTGTTTTCGGCTGTGTATGTAAAGGCGAGGTTATGCAGTCACTCAATCCCATGGGATACAAACAGACAACACCCTTGTATTGTCTTAGCACAGGAAGTGACACGCTCTCTCACAGAATGTCCCTTATTCCTGTCGGGCGTGTTTCGGTTCTTGAAGGAAATGAGCCAAGGgtcacacacacatgcgcgcaCGTCCTGGTAAATGACAGAGAATTCGAGAACGTGACCGTCTTCAGACAAGTGCTACAAAATGCAGACATGTGCTCCTATATAGCTCAGTGAGAATATAGcggtcgtgggttcgagcccaGAGAACACACATATGGTTAATTATGTATTTCTTGTATGCACTGTAAGCCGAATGGCTAAACATAAATTCAAAATTCACAGTCTGCGCAACGTTATGTTTGATATTGTATCATTTAagtaaatgaataagaaacatAGAAACACTGTCCTTAGAAGGCGCTAATCAAAGGGGCAGGGCGTACACGTCatgataaaaattaaaatatttttatttaaaactactaaataaaacttaattttgaagaaactaagACAGAAAATGAACTACTACTAgaatactagattattaattaattaaatgtttttacctcctAGTTAAGGCGGTTGGGTTTCCCAGTTTgggcgggccgcccgaactgaaaagttctgcgggaaaccctgagtTAGTGTGTAACGTTGCTGTTTGCGAGTGTACAACGTTCAAAGCGAGTGTACAACGTTCTGATCCTTTACGCCTTCGCACAAGTATACAAATGCATCCAGTTCTGCTTTACACATCCAATCCACTCTGTTTTGTTATGAATTGCATTTAATCACTATTCAAAACATAACAATGTACAGTATGCAATGAAGTCTTTAATTAATTTATGCTTTTTATAGAATTGTTTGTTATTGACATGTTAAAGACCAACATGTAATATATGAAGTAAAATTATTACAAACTTTCCACTGTTACTATTCTTTTTCATGACAAATTTCCCCAGAGTGTGAGAGCTTTATGATTTTTGATCACATCTCTTGTGCTCTGTCCAGGTGGAGATACTATCAGAGGGGGACGTGGTAACCAAGGACCTGCGTCCACGCTTGTATCACATGACCCTGAGCGAGCACGGCTACGGCTTCAACCTGCACTGCCAAAAATCTCGTGCTGGCCAGTACATCCGCTCCGTGGACCCGGGCTCCCCAGCGGAGCGTGTGGGATTGAAGCCAAAAGATCGTCTTATCGAGGTAATTGCATGAGGCTTAATTAGCCCAGATTAGCAGCACTGGATTAGATTACATCGGATCAAACTGcttttggagtcagattatTAAAAGAGAAGGGAAAAACATTTTGGAAGTTGAACGTTTTGTCGGCTTTGAGGAATTGATCCTTTTTTAGAGCAACTGGTTTGTTTTAAGACAGAAAATGTTTTGAGTTAGTTcaatttaaaaactattttacagtaatatttttaagttgaattaactcaaaatttgaGAGCAACCAGGTaactaactttttttaagttgaaacaacaaatctttttacagtgcaggcaTTCTTCATAATTATAACAGACAAATAGTGACTGACAAGTACagattataattataatgttattttaaaggAACAACAGCCATGGAAAAATATCACACTATTTCAGTTATGTTTACTGGACAAAGTTGGTAAGTACAGTACACATTTCTCTCTGAGATATTCTGGTCCACCCTTCAATTtctacacaaaaataaaatctgatcaTTTAAAAAGCAGCAAATCTCTCcttgagatatatatatatatatatatatatatatatatatatatatatatatattagggctgtcaaaattaacgcgttaataacgcgttaacgcaaattcattttaacgccactaattttattaacggagattaacgcaacgcgcaatttatgtttgacccttggtccagcccatagttgaatgaacagagacgcagacaaatgtgactctctctaaatgagtaaaaggttttcatagaaataagaacattaagcaaatcgtctaccaaatccaatgctctaaatgctcgttggacatctgatatgatctttatttatacgtctgagaggtgtaacgttaccgtcctcctaattcttaatctaatacaaaaatgcgtctcaattcattttggtttcgcttttatgcatgacttagaaaatagactgcaggacttgcttgatgttaaaagagacattaagagagataaagttcggtacctgattaatgttaaagagttattaagagcgacaagactcaaaagcgatcttccTTACGgtgactgactgacatctgaagcgcgtgcacacagacgcgcaagtgcgcgacccggatatatagacatctacacaaaattacagttttacaaatatctgttttgataagaattcacgcaggtaggctctataatctgttatgttttaagtaaatgtttggttaaccgttgggtaaaactatctgatgtgtaacattatattagatcacttagattttaagcagtctgtctcaatgtcaatcaaacaaaaggaaaaaaagttgaacatacattgatgatgtttttgctttgtgtgtgctaaatctattagttttaccagtgattttaaggtattgatgtggtaatataatgtatggatgtggaaatttttgtggtaatttgactctttcaacttcaaagacgtgtagttctgtcatattttgttatatttcaacaaatcatgcattgttctatgttttaatagagaatgtcaaaatatgaacaactattttttttaaatttgctaattccgactcaacttgccagcacaggtcacaaatgatgcagcagcaaacaaaaatggagaaagaaaaattttctgaaaagaaaattcatatacaaaacaatggctggtgattctgttaaaatgtaaacaggctgttgttaacatacatttgcataaagcatctatatatgtatatatgattagaatattaaaaacctgaaaagtgttaaataagggtaaatttagaatggataaaaatgtgcgattaatttgcgattaatcgcagttaactcatgaaatcatgcgattaatctagattaatttttttaatctattgacagccctaatatatatatatatatatatatatatatatatatatattttttttttttttttttttttgaggaatcAATCATGTTTGTAGCACAAAGGTTTTTTATAGGTTTAAagacccaactgttgggttattataccccatggttgcataacaacaacccaacattgggtaatttttaacccagcatgtgttctgttcaatatttacccattatgggtaaaaaataaaccagctatttttagagtgtggttGTTTTAGCAAATGCTACTAATAATTGCTAGTCACTGCTAAATCCCTGATATTTAGCATATATGGtgcagtttctcggacaggaaaccgccccatattGTTTAAGCTCTGGAAAATCTTAGACTTAAAAGAACTttattgtctttattttaaattgCACATCGTAATTTCATAAATGAtcttacaaaaagaaaatttCTAAGATTCCTCATTTTAAGGTTAATATAAACATATACTTGAAATAGTCATGAAAGACGTCACGCTCCATATGAGAACGtcatcaaacaaacaaaagtctCTCCTCCCTTCCTCAGATAAACAGAGGAGATCAGGAAATAGCGCAGGCTTAAGGTTTGTGTACCAAATTCTGCATTTTAGCAGGAACCTACACACCCAAAACTATTATTAGTCAGATAAATAGTTGGAGAACAAGAGAAAGTTGTCAGATGAAAGTTTGTGAGTTATGACTTTCTTCAAAGAGAGGAAGAGGAACTTCCTAAGAAAGTGGAACAGCATTGCGCTCCATCTGCTGGTCAAATGCTACATGTATGTTGTACTTCAcatttaaagccacaatatgtacgtttttttttttttataaaatatcccAAAAGTCACAAAAACCACGCAGACTGTGATATATGTAATGCACTTATCCCAAAAGTAACCAAGGGTTTGTAAATCCAGacaaattcatgttttaaataatGGCTCGTTCCTTGTCTCCCTTGTAATAGTTGCCTTTTTAGTGACTAATGGGGCGTgcacatcaaaacttttaaatgcgtctgaaaacgcctggaTGACGCAGAATCCCAGctgtttcttcagctgagcactttggtagccagttggttgctgtggtaatgtcccgccccctCTACTGTGATTGTACggctgtgtgagaactgacattgacgagcggagcttttcacccaaagttgaatatttttcaactctctgcGCTCAGCGCTAAAAAAATGCAGAGCGAAAACCGatagctgctggcttttttgaaaaacggtgagcttccattgaaaacaattgaaaacatgcgccgctgcaggcgtaaaagctttggtgaaCACACCCCCTTAATATCTGTGCTACTTCCGTGAAAATCTATATATTGTGGCTGTGTCTTAGTTTTCAAGTTGCAAGAATATATTTCTGATAATGATCGGCCTATTTGGGGATCCTCGCATTTGTCTTTGAAATCCCCTACTCTGAtgttaaactatatatagtctACGAATTGGTGGATAGTCGATTTCTTTCTGATTTTCAGGTGAATGACAGAAGTATAAAGGGTCTGCGTCATGCTGAGGTGGTGGCATTGATCAAAGCGGGTGGTAGAGAAACGCGTTTGTTGGTGGTCGACCCTGACACAGATGAGCTCTTTAAAAATCTGGGCATCACCCCAACGTCTACTCATCTCAAAGGTACAGCACAGTACAGCGTATTAAAATtcatacacttttaaaaacgcaggtcaaaaagggacaaactcaGCTGTTGGGTTCAATTAACCCAGAAACTGtatatatttgacccaacaatgagttAAAATAATCATTGCATAGGTTAAAGGAGAACCCTTTTTGACGCaaagctgggttgaaaataacctagcaTTTTTTGAGCATCTGCacaattttttgcaaaaagtgCGAGACAAAATGTCCTACAAAGAATTCTGGAGAAGTCCACCACTTTAAATTTACCAAGATACACAAACACAGTTATCCAAGTGCTGCCTATTTATATAACCTCACATGACTAGCATCACGTTAAATATCATATAACGCTATGCAAACATGAAGGATACACTATGCAAACATCAGTAGAGCTCTATGCAAACACTGACACTATACAAATGAATTACTGTTCATAACTATGTGGAATGTGTGACACATAAATGTCTATGGAGAAAATGAAGTAAATGGCAATGGTAAGTTGTTTGCCCTTCACTTAACATTCATGTTCGGGTTTTCccaaaatgttcatttttttatacagAAGACTGTGTGGATGGGCCAATAATACAGAGTACAGGGGCGAAGCTTTCAAACACAGTGAACACCGTGTCTGCTTCACCTGCCACAGACATCTCCAGGATCTCTCCACCCATCATAAACATAACACTGACCGATCCACcgattacaaacggctctccacGACACAAGAGTTACGGAAGCTCCTCCTCCCATTCCACGTTATCAGAAATTAGTGCTGAACTGACCAGTTTTGAAACCAGCAACAAGGTCTGTGCGTGTTTATATGCAAGCactttgggtaacactttacaataaggttgtattagtaaacattaggaaatgcattaactaacatgaacaaacaatgaacaatatagttttttagcatgtattaatttttgttaatttaagttaatgtcaatacagttatttatgttagttcatggtgcattaataaatgttaacagttacaacgcttgatttaataaatgtattattagtaaatgccgaaattaatatgaacaaagataaataaatgctgtagatgTATTGATCATTGATAGTTCATGTTAGAAATACATTGTAATTTTAGACATTTTGAGTAATTGCCAACaaattaaaagcatttttatatAGAATGCATGATTAATGttttacggagcccctaaggggacatggagcaaaaattaaataaagtttagttttgtgtgcgcacgtgaaacaaTCGCGTTTGGTTTCGTGCGCGCACGTTCTTGTGTTCTTCATGtgatatacaatacaataaGCCATGCTATAAGACAGTACTGCTTTGAGtttaaagatgtttttatttcagCAGTTATCGTGTATTTTATCACGTCGGAACCCTCTATATTACGATGAAGACCTCAAACACCCATTTGATCATTTCATTGAAATGTTAATGCATCCGAATTTAAAACTTTTGCTTTTTTCCATAGGTCACTGATTCTGACCATTACTCCAGCGATGAAATCCATAACGTTCACCGAGATGGAAAATCTAAGCAGCGTCTAGCAGACTCGTTTAGTGAGAATGGTCTGCATCTTAGCCTGACCGCAGCGGAGGCGAGGCAAAAAGCCATGGCCAAACGAGCCAATAAGAGAGCGCCCCCTATGGACTGGAGCAAGAAACAAGAAATCTTCAGCAACTTCTGAAGGAACACATCTACAGTTTTCATTTCTGCAAAAACTGAACCAAAGAAATCTTTATTTTAGATCTTTtaccagtatgtgtgtttcctgggaacTAAACCCATTAACTTGGCCAGCTACCAGCGATCTCTGCCAGCTAGAGCTACAGAAACTTGAGATTAACAACTTTTCAAGACCGTCAGAAACACTAAGGGAAACTAATATCTGTTTGCTAAGAACATTTCTGCTTTTAAAAAGTCACAGCTATCATAAATAGGTGAAGGACATTCTCCAATGTTATATGGTCAAAGAAATGGAAGACAGATTGGAAATGTGGTCTGGAAAGTTTTGGGTTTGGATTCAGATCGAATGTTATGTTATGTAGGCTACAAAACTGAAAGAAATGTTTCTGACAGGCTcttcccagacagcagacgactccgggcCAGATCCGCACTGAAGTCAGCAGCTCCGGTGCAGTCTGGAATGTAGGTTTAATTGaatacaattgtttaatttGCCATTTTGTTGCTAGTAAGTCTTTTAGTCACCTCAGTGACACAATAAATTGGCTAATGACTTTTTGTAGAGTGACACGGAAACGTCGAAGTAGGTGAGCAAGGGAAAGATAGGAAAAAATAGTACATAGTCTCAACAGCTAGGTGCCTGGTTGATTTGTGTGCTTTATCACTGTTGTTGCTTTAGGGTGATAAGATTTAGTGGTTAAAGATCTGACCTAGCTAAACAGCTGCTGGTTATAACCGCAAGCACCAGTGTTGATCCAGGATGATTAACCTCAAGTAAGGTCAGGAAGGTATTTGCTGTACTAAATGTGTTCGGTAAATAGTGCTGGATAAGAAAAGTACCCAGTTGATAAACAATAATACAAACAGTGCAGAAGATGACTGAATGACATGAGATGCAGATATTTTCTGGCAGCAATTACCTGTTATCAGGGGAAGATTTTACATAATTGCATAGCATAATCATTTACATAATTGTGTTATCCTagtacagtgtttcccaaccctggtcctcgggcaccccctcccagaaatgtttagatgtctccttatttaaaacacccgATTCGACTCAGCAGCCTCCttctaaaatggtaaacatgtctccctaacaagctgatgagttaaatcaggtgtgttaaataaggagacatctaaaactttctgggagggggtgcccgaggaccagggttgggaaacactgtccTAGTACATGTGACATgcaaaaaattttatttaacgCAGCCCACATTTTCTATAATGGCAGTATATATCTTGTGTTGTGTAATTGAGTTTATTTTATTCAATTCACTGCACCTACATCATGCACTTTCTGActaaaaatctatatttattaGTTTGTTTTATGCGTAATTTTCTCATAAATGCTGTTTACACATAATAACCATTttatactatacatagtatttaTAGACATGACAGTTATTTCTGTTTagattaaaggcgctctaagcgaatctgtgtgacgttactttttgttgatgtttgaactgttttcaaacaaacggagcgtagctaactcctccccctcccttccgtgctttcatgaacgcaaCTTACCctcacccccaaatccttcttgtcgtttattgtctggaacactttgttatcgtttctggtggtaggtttggctactttgtttttattgcagtttgtggagcctaggctgtctacagagatcgcgtttttttacagtttgatcagcggacaggcagcaagcagatagtgaggagatgtttgctgaacaaaaaatgttttatggtctaaaacgcatgaattcgcttagagcacctttaatattAAGTAAATCTCATCTTCAGGTGGATTTTCAGTAAAACAGATAAGCTAGTTTTAACAGAATATATACAGAAATTTAGCTGCATGCATGATAATAACTATAGTATGT
This region includes:
- the nherf2 gene encoding Na(+)/H(+) exchange regulatory cofactor NHE-RF2; translated protein: MEMANTLEREILERELRPRLCYLTKGDGGYGFHLHGERSQGAQYIRKIEPGSPADLSGLKSGDRVVEVNGENVEGETHQQVVQRILEVDHRTRLLVVDRVTDEFLKFHGLPCTEDRAIEMGSLSSRSSAASSPRASPRDCATPTYSRQTSEGILINKSPSAPGGVLNGSPLYRAHARLTSSLYLLPSSPSEPKTASFEPSTEPQTEPDTEDNVTDSAETSTDFSYDHTQQTKTTTKVEILSEGDVVTKDLRPRLYHMTLSEHGYGFNLHCQKSRAGQYIRSVDPGSPAERVGLKPKDRLIEVNDRSIKGLRHAEVVALIKAGGRETRLLVVDPDTDELFKNLGITPTSTHLKEDCVDGPIIQSTGAKLSNTVNTVSASPATDISRISPPIINITLTDPPITNGSPRHKSYGSSSSHSTLSEISAELTSFETSNKVTDSDHYSSDEIHNVHRDGKSKQRLADSFSENGLHLSLTAAEARQKAMAKRANKRAPPMDWSKKQEIFSNF